The proteins below come from a single Candidatus Palauibacter soopunensis genomic window:
- a CDS encoding ATP-grasp domain-containing protein — MHVVFVEPLFPGNQKDFVRGLHEVGADVSAVGEAPLEALGSDLHGWLTCYEQVGSVCDEGALAHAVHEIHRRRPVDRLEATVEAHILPVARVREAAGLAGTSVRTAHLCRDKPAMKDALRAAGIATAQSMGGGDAEEIAGFGRRVGYPLIVKPRAGAGASGTYRVDDEAQLAALLPRLGVGHGAEVAVEEFVDGHEAFYDTLTVGGAVVHDFMTHYYPNVLEAMRTREVSPQFIATNRIDTADAYAEVRELGRRVIAALEIETSATHMEWFFGEKGLKFSEIGCRPPGVRAWDLYGAANEMDVYREWAACIVHGRKLQDASRRYSAGIVTLRPDNDGRIAGYEGLDKVEARFGEWIIDTHLPPPGTPTQPVEAGYMANAWLRLRHPDYDELRRMLDAVGRWVRVRAA; from the coding sequence ATGCACGTCGTATTCGTCGAACCCCTGTTTCCCGGAAACCAGAAGGACTTCGTGCGCGGTCTGCACGAAGTCGGCGCCGACGTGTCCGCGGTGGGCGAAGCCCCGCTCGAGGCGCTCGGCTCCGACCTGCACGGGTGGCTCACCTGCTACGAGCAGGTCGGCTCCGTGTGCGACGAGGGCGCGCTCGCCCACGCGGTTCATGAGATCCACCGGCGGCGGCCCGTGGATCGCCTCGAGGCGACGGTCGAAGCGCACATCCTCCCGGTCGCCCGCGTGCGGGAAGCCGCTGGACTGGCCGGGACGTCGGTGAGGACCGCGCACCTTTGCCGCGACAAGCCGGCGATGAAGGACGCCCTTCGCGCCGCCGGGATCGCGACGGCGCAGTCGATGGGGGGAGGCGATGCGGAGGAGATCGCGGGTTTCGGCCGGAGGGTCGGTTATCCGCTCATCGTCAAGCCTCGCGCCGGGGCCGGCGCCTCGGGCACGTACCGCGTAGACGATGAGGCGCAACTCGCGGCGCTGCTTCCGCGCCTCGGCGTCGGGCACGGAGCCGAGGTCGCCGTCGAGGAGTTCGTGGACGGACACGAGGCCTTCTACGACACGCTGACGGTGGGCGGCGCGGTGGTCCACGATTTCATGACCCACTACTACCCGAACGTGCTCGAGGCCATGCGGACGCGGGAGGTGTCGCCCCAGTTCATCGCGACGAACCGGATCGACACCGCCGACGCCTACGCGGAAGTCCGGGAACTCGGACGGCGGGTCATCGCTGCGCTCGAGATCGAGACCTCCGCCACCCACATGGAATGGTTCTTCGGCGAGAAGGGACTCAAGTTCTCCGAGATCGGCTGCCGCCCGCCCGGCGTGAGGGCCTGGGACCTGTACGGCGCGGCGAACGAGATGGATGTGTACCGCGAGTGGGCGGCCTGCATCGTGCACGGCCGAAAGCTGCAGGACGCATCGCGCCGGTACTCCGCCGGGATCGTGACGCTGCGGCCCGACAACGATGGACGGATCGCGGGGTATGAGGGTCTGGATAAGGTGGAAGCCCGCTTCGGGGAGTGGATCATCGACACGCACCTGCCGCCGCCCGGTACGCCCACCCAGCCGGTGGAAGCCGGATACATGGCGAACGCCTGGCTCCGGCTGCGGCACCCGGACTACGACGAACTGCGTCGAATGCTCGACGCGGTCGGACGCTGGGTGAGAGTGCGCGCCGCATGA
- a CDS encoding ATP-grasp domain-containing protein encodes MPNVAFVAPFYLPTTLRFLEAAAGLAGVRLGVVTQEPLERTPASLRRSIAAHVRVEDALSAEGIHIGLRRLSTELGGIDRLLGALEELQVPLGELRDALGIPGMGAGAADNFRDKSRMKDVLRAHGLPCARHALVRDGDEATAFSEATGFPLIVKPPAGSGARGTFRVETPAQLRTALAMSRPSAERPTLVEEFVVGEEHSFDAVSVGGRVVWHSINHYLPSPLEVLREPWIQWCVLLPREVDSPRYEEIRRVAGPALDALGMETGLSHMEWFRRPDGSVAVSEVGARPPGAQFVTLISQAHDFDLYRAWAHLLVFDEFDPPPRPYAAGAAYLRGQGRGSVRRVAGIEEIANDLGPLCVEWRLPRAGQAQSASYEGEGYIIVRHTRTEVVEEALGRIITRVRVELAT; translated from the coding sequence ATGCCGAACGTCGCATTCGTCGCCCCGTTCTATCTCCCTACCACGCTGCGCTTTCTGGAGGCCGCCGCGGGGCTCGCCGGCGTGCGCCTCGGGGTCGTGACGCAGGAACCGCTCGAGCGAACGCCCGCCTCCCTGCGGCGGAGCATCGCGGCGCACGTGCGGGTCGAGGACGCGCTGTCGGCGGAGGGCATCCACATCGGGCTGCGGAGGCTCTCCACCGAGCTCGGGGGGATCGACCGTCTGCTGGGCGCGCTCGAGGAGCTTCAGGTGCCGCTCGGGGAACTGCGTGATGCGCTCGGCATCCCGGGGATGGGCGCGGGAGCCGCGGACAACTTCCGCGACAAGTCCCGCATGAAGGACGTGCTCCGAGCGCACGGTCTGCCCTGCGCCCGGCACGCCCTGGTCCGGGACGGTGACGAGGCGACGGCCTTCTCGGAGGCGACGGGCTTCCCGCTCATCGTGAAGCCGCCGGCCGGTTCCGGCGCCCGCGGCACGTTCCGCGTCGAAACGCCGGCCCAGTTGCGCACGGCACTCGCGATGTCGCGGCCGAGCGCCGAACGGCCGACGCTCGTCGAGGAGTTCGTCGTGGGTGAGGAACACTCCTTCGACGCGGTCTCGGTCGGGGGACGCGTCGTCTGGCATTCGATCAACCACTACCTGCCTTCGCCGCTCGAGGTGCTGCGCGAGCCGTGGATCCAGTGGTGCGTCCTCCTCCCGCGCGAGGTCGATTCGCCCCGGTACGAGGAGATCCGGCGCGTCGCCGGCCCCGCGCTCGATGCGCTCGGGATGGAGACGGGGCTGAGCCACATGGAGTGGTTCCGGCGCCCCGACGGTTCGGTGGCGGTCTCCGAAGTCGGGGCCCGGCCGCCGGGCGCCCAGTTCGTGACGCTGATCTCGCAGGCGCACGACTTCGACCTCTACCGCGCCTGGGCCCACCTCCTGGTCTTCGACGAATTCGATCCGCCGCCACGCCCCTACGCGGCCGGCGCTGCCTATCTCCGGGGGCAGGGCCGGGGCTCCGTGCGACGGGTGGCCGGCATCGAGGAGATCGCGAACGACCTCGGGCCCCTCTGCGTCGAGTGGCGCCTCCCCCGCGCGGGACAGGCGCAGAGCGCGTCCTACGAGGGAGAGGGCTACATCATCGTCCGCCATACGCGCACCGAGGTCGTCGAGGAGGCGCTGGGGCGGATCATCACCCGCGTACGGGTGGAACTCGCCACGTAA
- a CDS encoding ATP-grasp domain-containing protein yields the protein MNVLMISPGYPAEMTYFTRGLAEVGATVIGLGDQPAAALPEVARTSLSDHLQVRSLADEADVMRQVAAFAAKTRIDRVECLWEPFMILAARLREMLELPGPTVEQTLPFRDKEVMKDVLDGAGIRTPRHGRATSSAECREVAERVGFPLIVKPVAGAGSADTHRVDSARDLERVLPALRHVPQVTVEEFIEGEDMTFDTVTVGGVVAHYNICRYWPRALESKTHEWLSPITYALRDVEAEDLAPGREMGFAVLAALGFETGYTHMEWYRTADGEAVFGEIAARPPGVRTVDLINFASDIDTYRGWAEGVVHATWSQPVERKYNACWIVKRARGQGRIQRIEGLGPLLQEYGERVCSLDLLPVGSPRRNWQATLVSDGMIFLRHPDLDALETIAGEFATRLQLYAA from the coding sequence ATGAACGTATTGATGATTTCGCCGGGCTACCCGGCCGAGATGACGTATTTCACGCGCGGGCTCGCGGAAGTGGGCGCCACGGTCATCGGCCTCGGCGATCAGCCTGCGGCTGCGCTGCCCGAGGTCGCCCGGACGAGCCTGTCCGACCACCTGCAGGTGAGATCGCTGGCGGATGAAGCGGACGTGATGCGGCAGGTCGCCGCGTTTGCCGCGAAGACCCGGATCGACCGCGTGGAGTGTCTGTGGGAACCCTTCATGATCCTCGCCGCGCGGCTGCGGGAGATGCTGGAACTCCCGGGGCCGACCGTCGAGCAGACGCTGCCCTTCCGCGACAAGGAAGTGATGAAGGACGTCCTCGACGGCGCCGGGATCCGGACGCCCCGACACGGGCGGGCCACGAGCAGCGCCGAATGCCGCGAGGTCGCGGAGCGCGTCGGCTTCCCGCTCATCGTAAAGCCCGTCGCCGGCGCCGGCTCGGCCGACACCCACCGGGTCGATTCGGCGCGGGATCTGGAGCGGGTCCTTCCCGCCCTCCGGCACGTCCCCCAGGTCACGGTCGAGGAGTTCATCGAGGGCGAGGACATGACCTTCGACACGGTCACGGTGGGAGGCGTCGTCGCGCACTACAACATCTGCCGCTACTGGCCCCGCGCGCTCGAGTCGAAGACCCACGAGTGGCTCAGCCCCATCACGTACGCGCTGCGCGACGTGGAGGCGGAGGACCTCGCCCCCGGACGGGAGATGGGGTTCGCCGTGCTCGCCGCGCTCGGGTTCGAGACGGGCTACACGCACATGGAGTGGTACCGGACGGCGGACGGGGAGGCGGTGTTCGGCGAAATCGCCGCGCGGCCTCCCGGCGTGCGGACGGTCGACCTCATCAACTTCGCGAGCGACATCGACACCTATCGCGGCTGGGCCGAAGGCGTCGTGCACGCGACGTGGTCGCAGCCGGTGGAACGGAAGTACAACGCCTGCTGGATCGTGAAGCGGGCCCGCGGACAGGGCCGGATCCAGCGCATCGAGGGACTCGGCCCCCTGCTGCAGGAGTACGGCGAGCGGGTGTGCAGCCTGGATCTGCTCCCCGTCGGGTCGCCACGGCGGAACTGGCAGGCCACGCTCGTTTCCGACGGGATGATCTTCCTCCGCCACCCGGACCTGGACGCGCTGGAGACGATCGCCGGCGAGTTCGCGACGCGGCTGCAACTCTACGCGGCCTAG
- the glgB gene encoding 1,4-alpha-glucan branching protein GlgB: protein MHDGKFLRGLDPGRRSCRRWLGDCRHAAHTSSRGGERCGCKGPRPVREGHAAQRWQIEHKKTSGPPGPLQTPGRDPSFPLEASDFEAFHAGREFALHGLLGAHPCERGGDAGTRFAVWAPRARGVSVVGSFNAWDGVTHPMSPVGDAGVWERFLPGVGPGDLYKFRVRPGADGAPGGLSHAVDKADPLGRAAEVRPGTASRVVSAAPHDWTDAPWVETRPARAAPEVPISIYEVHPGSWRRNADGSWLGYRALARELLPYAADLGFSHVELLPVMEHPYDGSWGYQTVGYFAPTSRYGSPEDFAHFVDEAHRLGLGVVLDWVPGHFGPDLHGLRTFDGAPLYEAGEESRALHPDWGTLAFDFGRPEVVSFLLSSARYWIEHYHVDGLRVDAVASMLHLDYSRDEGEWEPNELGGRENLGAIAFLKRLSEMVHGDFPGVLLFAEESSAWPGVTTPVAEGGLGFDFKWNMGWMNDTLRVLAAPPERRPRLHRRLTFSLHYAHMERHLLPLSHDEVVHLKRSLVEKMPGTDEEKFAGLRLLLGYMWTHPGAKLLFMGGEIGERREWNEDRALDWSLPDAAANPAHRGLRRWVRALNRLYASEPALHALDHAPEGFEWLDVHDAQRSVLSYMRWRPGWEGGVIVVGNFSATAWPGYRVALPEAGPYRVLLDSGDPEFGGSGCTALPARAEEVPRHGRPASLAVDLPPLGFLVLQRSEATEESDPGS, encoded by the coding sequence GCGGCTCATACTTCGTCGCGAGGTGGCGAACGGTGTGGCTGCAAGGGACCGCGCCCGGTCCGGGAGGGACACGCAGCGCAGAGGTGGCAGATCGAACACAAAAAAACTAGCGGCCCGCCCGGACCTCTCCAAACCCCGGGGCGCGATCCTTCGTTCCCGCTTGAGGCTTCCGACTTCGAGGCGTTCCACGCGGGACGGGAGTTCGCGCTCCACGGCCTCCTCGGTGCGCACCCGTGCGAGCGCGGCGGGGACGCGGGTACACGGTTCGCCGTATGGGCTCCGCGCGCCCGCGGCGTCAGCGTCGTGGGCTCGTTCAACGCGTGGGACGGAGTGACGCATCCCATGTCCCCGGTGGGCGACGCTGGCGTGTGGGAACGCTTCCTCCCCGGCGTCGGCCCCGGCGACCTGTACAAGTTTCGGGTGCGTCCCGGGGCGGATGGCGCGCCGGGCGGACTCTCCCACGCGGTGGACAAGGCCGATCCGCTCGGACGCGCCGCCGAAGTCAGGCCTGGCACCGCGTCACGCGTCGTGTCGGCCGCTCCGCATGACTGGACGGATGCCCCGTGGGTCGAGACTCGCCCGGCACGCGCGGCTCCCGAAGTTCCCATCTCCATCTACGAGGTCCATCCCGGTTCCTGGCGCCGGAACGCGGACGGCTCGTGGCTCGGGTATCGCGCGCTCGCGCGAGAGCTGCTGCCCTATGCCGCCGACCTCGGGTTCTCGCACGTTGAACTCCTCCCTGTCATGGAACATCCGTATGACGGAAGCTGGGGGTATCAGACGGTCGGGTACTTCGCCCCCACCTCCCGCTACGGATCTCCGGAAGACTTCGCGCATTTCGTGGATGAGGCGCATCGCCTGGGGCTCGGCGTCGTGCTCGACTGGGTGCCGGGCCACTTCGGCCCCGATCTCCACGGCCTGCGGACGTTCGACGGCGCGCCCCTCTACGAGGCGGGGGAGGAATCGCGGGCCCTTCATCCGGACTGGGGCACGCTCGCCTTCGATTTCGGCCGGCCGGAGGTCGTCTCCTTCCTCCTCTCGAGCGCGCGCTACTGGATCGAGCACTACCACGTGGACGGCCTGCGCGTCGATGCCGTGGCGTCGATGCTCCACCTCGACTATTCCCGTGACGAGGGAGAGTGGGAGCCGAACGAACTCGGGGGACGGGAGAACCTCGGCGCGATCGCCTTCCTCAAGCGGCTTTCGGAGATGGTCCACGGCGACTTTCCGGGGGTCCTCCTGTTCGCGGAGGAGAGCAGTGCGTGGCCCGGCGTGACGACGCCCGTGGCTGAGGGCGGGCTCGGCTTCGACTTCAAGTGGAACATGGGGTGGATGAACGACACGCTCCGGGTGCTGGCCGCTCCGCCCGAGCGGCGGCCGCGCCTCCACCGGCGCCTCACGTTCTCGCTCCACTATGCGCACATGGAGCGGCATCTTCTTCCCCTGTCGCATGATGAAGTCGTTCACCTCAAGCGTTCTCTCGTAGAGAAGATGCCGGGGACAGACGAGGAGAAGTTCGCCGGCCTGCGGCTCCTCCTCGGCTACATGTGGACGCACCCCGGAGCCAAGCTCCTCTTCATGGGAGGCGAGATCGGCGAGCGGCGGGAGTGGAACGAGGATCGTGCGCTCGATTGGAGTCTTCCGGATGCGGCGGCGAACCCGGCGCACCGCGGGCTCCGGCGCTGGGTGCGCGCGCTGAACCGTCTCTACGCCAGCGAGCCCGCCCTGCACGCCCTCGATCACGCCCCGGAAGGGTTCGAGTGGCTGGATGTGCACGACGCGCAGCGCAGCGTGCTAAGCTACATGCGGTGGCGGCCGGGGTGGGAGGGGGGCGTCATCGTGGTGGGGAATTTCTCCGCCACCGCGTGGCCGGGGTATCGGGTCGCCCTGCCCGAAGCCGGGCCGTACCGCGTCCTGTTGGACAGCGGCGACCCGGAGTTCGGGGGGAGCGGGTGCACCGCGCTTCCGGCCCGCGCGGAGGAGGTTCCCCGCCACGGGCGTCCCGCCTCGCTCGCGGTCGATCTCCCGCCGCTGGGTTTCCTCGTGCTCCAGCGCTCGGAAGCGACGGAGGAGTCGGACCCGGGCAGCTAG